The window CTCGAGCAACAGGGCCCTCAGGCTCGACACCGTTCGCGGTCGGTACGCTGCCGGTTCCACACCTGACGGCCGGTGTAACGGGGATTGGCCAGGATCGCCGCGACCACCGTCAGCATCCGCTGGTGGCCGCTGCGGTGCCGGTTACGTCCCGTATCAACGGCGGACGGGCAGGCAACGCCGGCATCGTTGAGAGCACGAGCGATACGGGCCACACTGCGACCGGCAAGCCGCTGGGCGGAGATCCACCGCACGTGCGACACGTCCGTAACAACGGTTGCACACCGCAGAATCCACCTGAGCCGGCAGCGGGTAGCCGCACGCACATCACCACCGTCTACTCGGGATGCCGGACCGGACATCCGGTGCGGTGGGGCGCGTTCGACGGAGGTCACACTCCTGGTCACGTGGACGGTGGCGAGGACAGCGGCGCCAGGACCTGGACCAAGGGTGAGGTGTGGCAGTTCTTCTCGCAGTTCTAGTCACCCCGACCGGAGCCTTGGCGTGACGCAGGAGTCCGCCCAACTCGTGCACTCTGTTCACGCGCCGAACTGATCCGCTCCGTTGCCGGGCCCGCGGTGGACGTCCCGCTGCGGGCCCGGCCGCCACCCGGCCGCACCGAAGGGCATCGGCCAGCTCAGCTGCACGCCACCCGCATCAATGCGCTTTCTGGAACATGATCGACAGCCGACGGAGCGCGCGGGTCGGCTGAACCCTTCCCCGACGGGTCGTCGGCGTGCGCCGCCGCAGATCAGCAGCATGCACTTCATCGTCTTCTCTTCCTGCCGGGCCTCACCCGTCCGACGAACGGGAACCGGCGAAACGGACCGGGCCGCCCTGGCAAGGCAACTTCATCACAGGACCGCCCGCGCTTGACACGGAGTCGACGCACCAGTTCACTTGGTGTGATCGATCGAAGTCGATCACCGGTCGGTGCCAATGGAGGGACAGCCGTGCGTACCCCACCGCGCTGGCGCGGCGCCACCGCGCTGGCGCGGCGCCGCCGCGCTGACCACCGCTGCACTCATCGCCGTCATCCTGCTCGGCGCCTCCCCCGCCGCCGCGCGGCACGGCGGGCCGGCGACCCCGACCGCGCTCTGGGCCAGCACCAACGGCACCGCGATCAGCCTGACCTGGCAGCAGCCGCCCACCGGGCCGCAGGTCCGCTCCTTCCGGGTGTACGAGGGCGGAGAAGTGGTCGCCCGCACCAGCACCACGTCGACGACGATGAACGTGCCCTTCGGCTCGTCGCACGCGTACACCGTCACCGCCGTCGACCGGCACGGGCGGGAGTCGGCGCCGACCGACCCGGTAACCGGCCGCTCCTGGCTCTCCGGGGTCAACCCGGAGTGCCTGCCGACCCCGACCCTGCCGATCACCGTCACCGCCGCCACCGCGTCTGCGATCTCGCTCTCCTGGCCCCGGCACCCGCTCGGCGGCGAGCTGGAACTGCGGGTGGACGGCGTCAGCCTGGGCTGGACATCGCTGACCAGCGCCCGGGTCGGCGGTCTGGCGCCCGCCACCGATCACCAGATCGGGCTCTACCGGCTCAACCAATGCGGTCCCGGATCCACCGAACCGGTCGGCTCGACCGCCGCCACGACCGCCGCCGGCGATCCCGCGCGGCCCGCCCCGCCTGCCGGACTCACCGTCACCGGGCGCACCGACACCACCATCAGCCTGGCCTGGACCGCACCGGCCGGACCGCCGCCGGCCCGGTACGCGGTCTACGCGGGCGGCACCCGGGTCGCCGTCAGCGCCGGCACAACGGCCACCGTCCAGCGGCTCTTCCACGCCACCTGGCACCGCTTCACCATCGCCGCGCTCGATTCCGCCGGCAACGGGTCGACGCACAGCCCAGCGGTGTCGGCCGGGACCGAGACCTGCCTGAGCAGCCCGCCCAAGCCGGTCGAGCTGACGGCGACCGCGCTCTCCCCGTCGTCGGTGCGGCTGAGCTGGACCTTCGACGCCACCGCCACCTCGTACACGATTTGGGACGGTGACACGGCGGTCGCCACCTCCCGCTACCCGGACACGGTCGTCTCCGGCCTGC is drawn from Micromonospora sp. Llam0 and contains these coding sequences:
- a CDS encoding recombinase family protein: MSGPASRVDGGDVRAATRCRLRWILRCATVVTDVSHVRWISAQRLAGRSVARIARALNDAGVACPSAVDTGRNRHRSGHQRMLTVVAAILANPRYTGRQVWNRQRTDRERCRA
- a CDS encoding fibronectin type III domain-containing protein, with amino-acid sequence MPMEGQPCVPHRAGAAPPRWRGAAALTTAALIAVILLGASPAAARHGGPATPTALWASTNGTAISLTWQQPPTGPQVRSFRVYEGGEVVARTSTTSTTMNVPFGSSHAYTVTAVDRHGRESAPTDPVTGRSWLSGVNPECLPTPTLPITVTAATASAISLSWPRHPLGGELELRVDGVSLGWTSLTSARVGGLAPATDHQIGLYRLNQCGPGSTEPVGSTAATTAAGDPARPAPPAGLTVTGRTDTTISLAWTAPAGPPPARYAVYAGGTRVAVSAGTTATVQRLFHATWHRFTIAALDSAGNGSTHSPAVSAGTETCLSSPPKPVELTATALSPSSVRLSWTFDATATSYTIWDGDTAVATSRYPDTVVSGLPSASRHVYRVSATLPQSCGETPRSARVQVTTAPGPAARPAAPASLEVTGNAPGNWPTDARLTLEWSASTGGEPAISYRVYEGATVAGATDGTQLTLAVGGATWHTYTVVAVDAAGNESAASPPVTAQGMFFPPP